A single genomic interval of Calypte anna isolate BGI_N300 chromosome 3, bCalAnn1_v1.p, whole genome shotgun sequence harbors:
- the LOC115598154 gene encoding uncharacterized protein LOC115598154 isoform X1, which produces MEAVGYLLCRIWLLSLVFWLGQGRQMAPPGFVESSCHSRIFWMKLNKLFLQGKFFHLEINDPYTGPVLLDEKLASRCGYVLSEDVWGNPVFRASVLGCHVANEADELFTLTVNIKVSSFSSMRAAVTYIYPMYCSYSSWASREIVCEENYMEVSVKTDVPAVSNDYTVAWLSALPETQNVAYQQWQLMFVSPSGRKRITVSDATKLGYSFNNTLSRVYLRAPYHSNESDLSMVSGVNMNMVTSTSMYRQRWLLLLIDTTVSCPVDGISFTDTTLKWTVPSVIPTLVVQEATFLSKTILMGVDGQVIIKPEEKNYLLEHNETHISITIPIGAEGGKLKSSVSGGVYGVIYSIDLFLEHTWTDADWQTTKYTAIKSITTPFMPQIPTVINNTLPEERLFSAALGHFLPDVSLVAIAIGNVPFTLREAQHHGFKIYETPFSNRTKGFILEVSFDDPYVLKEYVNRNETKYTLLINYTLRVGPEMMPYYHSAEVECVVADMELPEAVGYCDEENLYQAIPTFGLHQYWNLYLGNKLLNRHVALTNGYLAATNSTHLILQIPLFSVGVTYEEVSFQKIKARFDIALRKVRTMETLQMFSVSCSFNSSSFIICHSDGTIMISAQMKTVPAIDMSKTKLRDSSCKPTEYNEDHVFFKFHVTTCGTSVRFEGDHIVYENEISYEKETLPGQSIPTITRDPDYRLTVLCYYRAKETLVLGAFAGDPSTSSPSGSGMMLPRSNIAVRRRIRQALNVVSRVSKDETFMEFYKPSMAILKQPGEPVFLEVELKDESPSTELHLKNCWVTRSPDFNSTPRWNITVDGCEINSNEYVAESCPVAVSPRVRYPSHFKRLAVRSLAQQLEQVYVHCLAAACSPTNKPHHPCRGQRSSSRERKAFPGHCSARLQGYILAGPIWIVDPDRR; this is translated from the exons ATGGAGGCTGTGGGTTACTTGCTATGCAG GATCTGGCTGCTTTCCTTGGTGTTCTGGCTAGGACAAGGGAGGCAGATGGCTCCCCCAG GTTTTGTAGAGAGCAGTTGCCACTCCAGGATTTTTTGGATGAAACTGAATAAACTCTTCCTCCAGGGAAAATTCTTCCATCTGGAAATCAATG ATCCTTACACTGGACCTGTTCTGCTGGATGAGAAACTGGCCTCTCGTTGTGGCTATGTCCTCTCAGAAGATGTGTGGGGCAACCCCGTGTTCCGTGCGTCTGTGCTTGGCTGTCATGTGGCCAACGAG gCAGATGAGCTGTTTACACTGACTGTGAACATCAAAGTCTCCTCATTTTCAAGCATGAGGGCAGCTGTCACCTACATCTACCCTATGTACTGCTCCTACTCTTCCTGGGCTTCAAGAGAAATTGTGTGTGAAGAAAACTACATGGAG GTGTCGGTGAAGACAGATGTCCCTGCAGTTTCAAATGACTACACCGTAGCATGGTTGTCAGCACTGCCAGAG ACTCAGAATGTGGCATACCAGCAATGGCAGCTGATGTTTGTTTCTCCATCGGGGAGAAAGAGAATAACAGTGAGCGACGCAACAAAACTGGGCTACAGCTTCAACAACACCCTGTCCCGGGTGTACCTCCGCGCACCCTACCACAGCAACGAGTCCGATCTCAGCATG GTCAGTGGTGTAAATATGAACATGGTAACTTCCACTTCCATGTACAGGCAGCGGTGGCTGCTATTGCTGATTGACACAACTGTCTCCTGTCCTGTTG ATGGCATCAGTTTCACTGATACTACACTAAAATGGACGGTGCCAAGTGTTATTCCAACATTAGTGGTTCAAGAAGCCACCTTTCTGTCTAAAACCATTTTAATGGGAGTTGATGGTCAAGTTATAATAAAACCAGAGGAGAAGAACTACCTACTGGAGCACAATGAGACACACATCAGCATAACTATCCCTATTGGAGCAGAAGGAGGCAAGCTAAAG AGCTCTGTATCTGGTGGTGTATATGGAGTCATCTACAGCATTGACTTGTTCTTGGAGCACACATGGACAGATGCAGATTGGCAAACCACAAAGTATACTGCCATCAAATCCATCACCACACCTTTCATGCCACAAATACCAACTGTTATCAACA ATACTCTGCCAGAGGAAAGGCTATTTAGTGCTGCACTTGGACACTTTCTTCCCGATGTCTCTCTGGTGGCAATCGCAATAGGAAATGTGCCATTTACCCTGAGGGAGGCACAGCACCATGGGTTTAAGATTTATGAAACTCCCTTTTCTAATAGAACAAAAGGATTTATCCTCGAAGTCTCTTTTGATGATCCATATGTTCTAAAGGAG TATGtgaacagaaatgaaacaaaatacacCCTCCTCATCAACTACACTCTAAGAGTGGGTCCGGAGATGATGCCCTATTATCACTCAGCAGAGGTGGAGTGTGTGGTTGCTGATATGG AACTACCAGAAGCTGTTGGTTACTGTGATGAAGAAAACCTGTATCAAGCCATCCCTACTTTTGGGTTGCACCAGTATTGGAATCTGTACCTTGGTAACAAGCTCCTGAACCGGCACGTTGCACTTACCAACGGGTATCTTGCAGCTACCAACTCTACACACCTCATCTTGCaaattcctctcttttctgtggGAGTTACCTATGAG GAAGTGtcctttcagaaaattaaagcaagGTTTGACATTGCCCTAAGGAAAGTGAGAACTATGGAGACCTTACAGATGTTCTCTGTTAGCTGCAGTTTTAATTCTTCATCATTTATAA TATGTCACTCAGATGGTACCATAATGATATCTGCCCAAATGAAAACAGTTCCTGCCATTGATATGAGTAAAACCAAACTAAGGGATAGCTCGTGCAAGCCTACAGAGTATAATGAAGACCATGTCTTCTTCAAGTTTCATGTCACTACCTGTGGCACTTCAGTAAGG TTTGAAGGTGATCACATtgtttatgaaaatgaaatctCTTATGAGAAAGAGACTCTTCCTGGACAGAGCATACCAACAATTACAAGAGATCCAGACTACAG ACTAACAGTATTGTGCTACTATCGAGCAAAAGAGACCCTAGTGCTAGGAGCCTTTGCTGGTGATCCATCCACATCATCTCCCTCTGGCTCTGGTATGATGTTACCAAGATCAAATATTGCAG tAAGGAGAAGGATAAGACAAGCCCTGAATGTAGTTTCAAGAGTATCCAAAG ATGAAACTTTCATGGAATTCTACAAGCCCAGCATGGCAATACTCAAGCAACCTGGGGAGCCTGTGTTTCTTGAGGTGGAGCTGAAAGATGAGAGTCCCAGCACTGAGTTACACCTCAAGAACTGCTGGGTAACCAGGTCTCCGGACTTCAACAGCACTCCAAGATGGAACATCACTGTGGATGG GTGTGAGATTAACAGCAATGAGTACGTTGCAGAGTCCTGTCCAGTAGCTGTTAGCCCCAGGGTGAGATACCCTTCTCATTTTAAAAGGCTGGCAGTAAggagcctggcacagcagctggaACAG gTGTATGTGCACTGTTTGGCGGCCGCATGCTCTCCTACCAACAAACCTCACCATCCCTGCAGAGGACAGCGCAGCTcgagcagggagaggaagg CTTTCCCAGGTCACTGTTCAGCCAGGCTCCAGGGCTACATACTTGCTGGACCAATCTGGATTGTTGATCCTGATCGAAGATGA
- the LOC115598154 gene encoding zona pellucida sperm-binding protein 2-like isoform X2, whose amino-acid sequence MAPPGFVESSCHSRIFWMKLNKLFLQGKFFHLEINDPYTGPVLLDEKLASRCGYVLSEDVWGNPVFRASVLGCHVANEADELFTLTVNIKVSSFSSMRAAVTYIYPMYCSYSSWASREIVCEENYMEVSVKTDVPAVSNDYTVAWLSALPETQNVAYQQWQLMFVSPSGRKRITVSDATKLGYSFNNTLSRVYLRAPYHSNESDLSMVSGVNMNMVTSTSMYRQRWLLLLIDTTVSCPVDGISFTDTTLKWTVPSVIPTLVVQEATFLSKTILMGVDGQVIIKPEEKNYLLEHNETHISITIPIGAEGGKLKSSVSGGVYGVIYSIDLFLEHTWTDADWQTTKYTAIKSITTPFMPQIPTVINNTLPEERLFSAALGHFLPDVSLVAIAIGNVPFTLREAQHHGFKIYETPFSNRTKGFILEVSFDDPYVLKEYVNRNETKYTLLINYTLRVGPEMMPYYHSAEVECVVADMELPEAVGYCDEENLYQAIPTFGLHQYWNLYLGNKLLNRHVALTNGYLAATNSTHLILQIPLFSVGVTYEEVSFQKIKARFDIALRKVRTMETLQMFSVSCSFNSSSFIICHSDGTIMISAQMKTVPAIDMSKTKLRDSSCKPTEYNEDHVFFKFHVTTCGTSVRFEGDHIVYENEISYEKETLPGQSIPTITRDPDYRLTVLCYYRAKETLVLGAFAGDPSTSSPSGSGMMLPRSNIAVRRRIRQALNVVSRVSKDETFMEFYKPSMAILKQPGEPVFLEVELKDESPSTELHLKNCWVTRSPDFNSTPRWNITVDGCEINSNEYVAESCPVAVSPRVRYPSHFKRLAVRSLAQQLEQVYVHCLAAACSPTNKPHHPCRGQRSSSRERKAFPGHCSARLQGYILAGPIWIVDPDRR is encoded by the exons ATGGCTCCCCCAG GTTTTGTAGAGAGCAGTTGCCACTCCAGGATTTTTTGGATGAAACTGAATAAACTCTTCCTCCAGGGAAAATTCTTCCATCTGGAAATCAATG ATCCTTACACTGGACCTGTTCTGCTGGATGAGAAACTGGCCTCTCGTTGTGGCTATGTCCTCTCAGAAGATGTGTGGGGCAACCCCGTGTTCCGTGCGTCTGTGCTTGGCTGTCATGTGGCCAACGAG gCAGATGAGCTGTTTACACTGACTGTGAACATCAAAGTCTCCTCATTTTCAAGCATGAGGGCAGCTGTCACCTACATCTACCCTATGTACTGCTCCTACTCTTCCTGGGCTTCAAGAGAAATTGTGTGTGAAGAAAACTACATGGAG GTGTCGGTGAAGACAGATGTCCCTGCAGTTTCAAATGACTACACCGTAGCATGGTTGTCAGCACTGCCAGAG ACTCAGAATGTGGCATACCAGCAATGGCAGCTGATGTTTGTTTCTCCATCGGGGAGAAAGAGAATAACAGTGAGCGACGCAACAAAACTGGGCTACAGCTTCAACAACACCCTGTCCCGGGTGTACCTCCGCGCACCCTACCACAGCAACGAGTCCGATCTCAGCATG GTCAGTGGTGTAAATATGAACATGGTAACTTCCACTTCCATGTACAGGCAGCGGTGGCTGCTATTGCTGATTGACACAACTGTCTCCTGTCCTGTTG ATGGCATCAGTTTCACTGATACTACACTAAAATGGACGGTGCCAAGTGTTATTCCAACATTAGTGGTTCAAGAAGCCACCTTTCTGTCTAAAACCATTTTAATGGGAGTTGATGGTCAAGTTATAATAAAACCAGAGGAGAAGAACTACCTACTGGAGCACAATGAGACACACATCAGCATAACTATCCCTATTGGAGCAGAAGGAGGCAAGCTAAAG AGCTCTGTATCTGGTGGTGTATATGGAGTCATCTACAGCATTGACTTGTTCTTGGAGCACACATGGACAGATGCAGATTGGCAAACCACAAAGTATACTGCCATCAAATCCATCACCACACCTTTCATGCCACAAATACCAACTGTTATCAACA ATACTCTGCCAGAGGAAAGGCTATTTAGTGCTGCACTTGGACACTTTCTTCCCGATGTCTCTCTGGTGGCAATCGCAATAGGAAATGTGCCATTTACCCTGAGGGAGGCACAGCACCATGGGTTTAAGATTTATGAAACTCCCTTTTCTAATAGAACAAAAGGATTTATCCTCGAAGTCTCTTTTGATGATCCATATGTTCTAAAGGAG TATGtgaacagaaatgaaacaaaatacacCCTCCTCATCAACTACACTCTAAGAGTGGGTCCGGAGATGATGCCCTATTATCACTCAGCAGAGGTGGAGTGTGTGGTTGCTGATATGG AACTACCAGAAGCTGTTGGTTACTGTGATGAAGAAAACCTGTATCAAGCCATCCCTACTTTTGGGTTGCACCAGTATTGGAATCTGTACCTTGGTAACAAGCTCCTGAACCGGCACGTTGCACTTACCAACGGGTATCTTGCAGCTACCAACTCTACACACCTCATCTTGCaaattcctctcttttctgtggGAGTTACCTATGAG GAAGTGtcctttcagaaaattaaagcaagGTTTGACATTGCCCTAAGGAAAGTGAGAACTATGGAGACCTTACAGATGTTCTCTGTTAGCTGCAGTTTTAATTCTTCATCATTTATAA TATGTCACTCAGATGGTACCATAATGATATCTGCCCAAATGAAAACAGTTCCTGCCATTGATATGAGTAAAACCAAACTAAGGGATAGCTCGTGCAAGCCTACAGAGTATAATGAAGACCATGTCTTCTTCAAGTTTCATGTCACTACCTGTGGCACTTCAGTAAGG TTTGAAGGTGATCACATtgtttatgaaaatgaaatctCTTATGAGAAAGAGACTCTTCCTGGACAGAGCATACCAACAATTACAAGAGATCCAGACTACAG ACTAACAGTATTGTGCTACTATCGAGCAAAAGAGACCCTAGTGCTAGGAGCCTTTGCTGGTGATCCATCCACATCATCTCCCTCTGGCTCTGGTATGATGTTACCAAGATCAAATATTGCAG tAAGGAGAAGGATAAGACAAGCCCTGAATGTAGTTTCAAGAGTATCCAAAG ATGAAACTTTCATGGAATTCTACAAGCCCAGCATGGCAATACTCAAGCAACCTGGGGAGCCTGTGTTTCTTGAGGTGGAGCTGAAAGATGAGAGTCCCAGCACTGAGTTACACCTCAAGAACTGCTGGGTAACCAGGTCTCCGGACTTCAACAGCACTCCAAGATGGAACATCACTGTGGATGG GTGTGAGATTAACAGCAATGAGTACGTTGCAGAGTCCTGTCCAGTAGCTGTTAGCCCCAGGGTGAGATACCCTTCTCATTTTAAAAGGCTGGCAGTAAggagcctggcacagcagctggaACAG gTGTATGTGCACTGTTTGGCGGCCGCATGCTCTCCTACCAACAAACCTCACCATCCCTGCAGAGGACAGCGCAGCTcgagcagggagaggaagg CTTTCCCAGGTCACTGTTCAGCCAGGCTCCAGGGCTACATACTTGCTGGACCAATCTGGATTGTTGATCCTGATCGAAGATGA